One window of the Prinia subflava isolate CZ2003 ecotype Zambia chromosome 1, Cam_Psub_1.2, whole genome shotgun sequence genome contains the following:
- the BAG1 gene encoding BAG family molecular chaperone regulator 1 isoform X2: MAAPGAPVTVTVTYSNEKHSIQVASQQEDGEPTLQDMAVLIEQVTGVPVPFQKLIYKGKSLKELEQPLSALGVKNGCKVMLIGKRGFLAKDLQAEALKQLDKRIKGTAEQFMKTLEQIDAINLPENFSDCKLKKKGLVKRVQVFLAQCDTIEGNIGQEMDKLQSKNLALAE; this comes from the exons ATGGCGGCGCCCGGAGCCCCGGTGACCGTCACCGTCACTTACA GTAATGAAAAGCACAGTATTCAAGTTGCTTCACAACAAGAAGATGGTGAACCTACACTACAAGACATGGCTGTACTTATTGAACAAGTCACTGGAGTTCCAGTTCCTTTTCAGAAACTGATATACAAAG GAAAGTCTCTGAAAGAATTGGAACAACCATTATCAGCACTTGGTGTTAAAAATGGTTGCAAAGTCATGTTGATTGGGAAAAGG ggaTTTTTAGCAAAGGATCTCCAAGCAGAAGCACTAAAACAGCTGGACAAGAGGATAAAAGGAACTGCAGAGCAGTTCATGAAGACCCTTGAACAGATTGATGCCATT AATCTGCCAGAGAATTTCAGTGActgcaaactgaaaaagaaGGGTTTGGTGAAGAGGGTCCAG GTTTTTCTTGCCCAGTGTGATACCATTGAAGGGAATATTGGTCAAGAAATGGACAAGCTACAGTCAAAGAATTTGGCACTGGCAGAATGA
- the BAG1 gene encoding BAG family molecular chaperone regulator 1 isoform X1 yields the protein MAAPGAPVTVTVTYSNEKHSIQVASQQEDGEPTLQDMAVLIEQVTGVPVPFQKLIYKGKSLKELEQPLSALGVKNGCKVMLIGKRNSPEEEAELKKLKDLEKSVEQIANKLEEVNKEFTSIQKGFLAKDLQAEALKQLDKRIKGTAEQFMKTLEQIDAINLPENFSDCKLKKKGLVKRVQVFLAQCDTIEGNIGQEMDKLQSKNLALAE from the exons ATGGCGGCGCCCGGAGCCCCGGTGACCGTCACCGTCACTTACA GTAATGAAAAGCACAGTATTCAAGTTGCTTCACAACAAGAAGATGGTGAACCTACACTACAAGACATGGCTGTACTTATTGAACAAGTCACTGGAGTTCCAGTTCCTTTTCAGAAACTGATATACAAAG GAAAGTCTCTGAAAGAATTGGAACAACCATTATCAGCACTTGGTGTTAAAAATGGTTGCAAAGTCATGTTGATTGGGAAAAGG AATAGTCCAGAAGAGGAGGCTGAATTAAAGAAGTTAAAAGATTTGGAGAAGTCAGTGGAGCAAATAGCTAATAAGTTAGAGGAAGTTAATAAAGAGTTCACAAGTATCCAGAAG ggaTTTTTAGCAAAGGATCTCCAAGCAGAAGCACTAAAACAGCTGGACAAGAGGATAAAAGGAACTGCAGAGCAGTTCATGAAGACCCTTGAACAGATTGATGCCATT AATCTGCCAGAGAATTTCAGTGActgcaaactgaaaaagaaGGGTTTGGTGAAGAGGGTCCAG GTTTTTCTTGCCCAGTGTGATACCATTGAAGGGAATATTGGTCAAGAAATGGACAAGCTACAGTCAAAGAATTTGGCACTGGCAGAATGA